In a genomic window of Sulfurisphaera tokodaii str. 7:
- a CDS encoding 3-hydroxyacyl-CoA dehydrogenase family protein: MRQIKTVSVIGAGVIGAGWSTLLALKGYENWFYTEKKETLDKGLAKIKGYLNVLYEYKLIDKEPDYYMQRIHPTTKLDEAISNTDFVLEAIVEEYGAKKALFKQLDEKLDKDVILASSTSGLLMTEIQKAMTKYPERGIIAHPWNPPHLLPLVEIVPGEKTSQDTIYATKDFMENKLERVVVVLKKEISGFIGNRLAFALFREAVYLVDEGIATVEDIDKVMTAAIGLRWAFMGPFLTYHLGGGEGGLEYFFSRGFGYGANEWMHTLAKYDKFPYTGVVKSVQQMKEYEFVKSKTFQELSRWRDEKLISLIKLLRGKI; encoded by the coding sequence ATGAGACAAATAAAGACAGTATCCGTAATTGGTGCTGGAGTAATTGGTGCTGGTTGGAGTACTCTATTAGCTCTAAAAGGATATGAAAATTGGTTTTATACAGAAAAGAAAGAGACATTAGATAAAGGGCTAGCGAAAATTAAAGGATATCTCAATGTTTTATATGAGTATAAGCTTATCGATAAGGAGCCAGATTACTATATGCAGAGAATCCATCCTACTACTAAGCTTGATGAGGCTATCAGTAATACAGATTTTGTATTGGAGGCTATAGTTGAAGAGTATGGAGCTAAAAAAGCGTTATTTAAACAACTTGATGAAAAGCTTGACAAAGATGTAATATTAGCAAGTAGTACTTCTGGGTTATTAATGACAGAAATACAAAAAGCAATGACTAAATATCCAGAAAGAGGAATTATTGCACATCCATGGAATCCACCACATCTTTTACCCTTAGTGGAAATTGTTCCTGGTGAAAAGACATCTCAAGATACAATTTATGCTACTAAAGATTTTATGGAAAACAAACTTGAAAGAGTTGTAGTAGTTTTAAAGAAAGAAATATCGGGATTTATTGGAAATAGGTTAGCTTTTGCATTATTTAGAGAAGCAGTATATTTAGTTGATGAAGGTATTGCAACAGTTGAGGATATAGATAAAGTTATGACTGCTGCTATTGGCTTAAGATGGGCATTCATGGGTCCATTCCTAACCTATCATTTAGGAGGAGGAGAAGGAGGATTAGAGTATTTCTTCAGTAGAGGGTTTGGATACGGAGCTAATGAATGGATGCATACATTAGCTAAGTACGATAAATTCCCATATACCGGTGTTGTAAAATCCGTGCAACAAATGAAAGAATACGAATTTGTAAAGAGCAAAACATTTCAAGAACTATCTAGATGGAGAGACGAAAAATTAATATCTTTAATAAAATTATTAAGAGGAAAGATTTAA
- a CDS encoding enoyl-CoA hydratase/isomerase family protein, whose protein sequence is METIVIKKETPIGWIYLNRPDRLNAINQQMIKELRQGIDEMVYDSDIKVIIITGNGKAFSAGADISRFKELNGYTAWQFAKSGRELMDYIENISKPTIAMVNGYALGGGLELAMACDIRIAAEEAQLGLPEINLGIYPGFGGTQRLVRLIGKGKALELMLTGDRISAKEAEKIGLVNKVVPLSNLEQETRNFALKLAEKPPISIALIKLLVNQGIDLPILAGLNMESLGWGVVFSTEDEKEGVSAFLEKRKAQFKGK, encoded by the coding sequence ATGGAAACAATTGTTATAAAAAAAGAGACCCCAATAGGGTGGATTTATTTAAATAGACCAGATAGATTAAATGCTATAAATCAACAAATGATAAAAGAATTGAGACAAGGAATAGACGAAATGGTATATGACTCTGACATTAAAGTAATTATAATTACTGGAAACGGAAAAGCTTTTTCAGCTGGTGCTGATATTTCTCGATTTAAAGAGCTAAATGGCTATACTGCTTGGCAATTTGCTAAGAGTGGGAGAGAACTTATGGATTATATAGAAAATATTAGTAAACCTACAATAGCAATGGTAAATGGTTATGCTTTAGGGGGAGGACTAGAATTAGCAATGGCTTGTGATATACGAATTGCTGCTGAAGAAGCGCAATTAGGCTTACCAGAAATTAACTTAGGAATTTATCCGGGTTTTGGAGGAACACAAAGATTAGTTAGGCTAATAGGAAAAGGAAAAGCATTAGAACTAATGTTAACTGGAGATAGAATTTCAGCTAAGGAGGCTGAAAAAATTGGTTTAGTTAACAAAGTAGTCCCATTAAGTAACCTAGAACAAGAAACTAGGAATTTTGCACTTAAGTTAGCTGAAAAACCACCAATCTCTATTGCATTAATAAAACTCCTTGTTAATCAAGGAATAGATTTACCAATTTTAGCTGGTTTAAATATGGAAAGCTTAGGATGGGGTGTTGTTTTTAGTACTGAAGATGAGAAAGAAGGTGTAAGTGCTTTCCTAGAGAAAAGAAAGGCTCAGTTTAAGGGTAAATAG
- a CDS encoding cupin domain-containing protein yields MSKTLQRIDKQSEIIKDKAKEIIKEIENETEDLKIVAFMEHTTPPPQVSPKVIKFNKILELLRLLAIDNPIEKGVAKVMLYSPSTGRSRGLTPTMMPGFQYLSPNAKTKPHSHNMASIYLVVKGKGYSVVGGKKLDWEEGDVFVVPANMVHYHVNVSETEEAILFDVTDSGLLENLGILEFKEEEEE; encoded by the coding sequence ATGTCTAAAACCCTTCAACGAATCGATAAACAGTCTGAAATAATAAAGGATAAAGCTAAAGAAATAATAAAGGAAATTGAAAATGAAACTGAGGATCTTAAAATAGTTGCCTTTATGGAACATACTACACCACCACCACAAGTAAGCCCTAAAGTAATAAAGTTTAATAAAATTTTGGAATTATTGAGGTTATTAGCTATAGATAATCCTATCGAAAAAGGAGTGGCAAAAGTTATGTTATACTCACCTAGTACTGGAAGATCTAGAGGATTAACACCTACTATGATGCCAGGCTTTCAATATCTGTCCCCAAATGCTAAAACTAAACCTCATTCACATAACATGGCCTCAATATACCTAGTAGTTAAAGGAAAAGGCTATTCAGTAGTTGGGGGTAAGAAGTTAGATTGGGAAGAAGGAGACGTATTTGTAGTTCCAGCAAATATGGTTCACTATCACGTTAATGTTTCAGAAACAGAAGAGGCAATACTATTTGACGTTACAGATTCTGGATTATTAGAAAATTTAGGAATCTTAGAATTTAAAGAAGAAGAAGAGGAATAA
- the cyoE gene encoding heme o synthase, with the protein MAISLSRKLIDYIKLSKPRVISLLDLAAIAGFVLGLPKAINITSIIVSFLAVIIGGSLASGGGMIINGGLEIEKDKKMKRTSWRPTVKGEVGRKEAYAIGSIFIVVGTLIGFLANPLTALFIALGAFIYVVIYSIWLKPRTWWNIVIGGFAGSAAAWAGFAASSGSFTLLSFLLGFLIFMWTPGHFWSLALRFRDDYKNAEIPMLPVLTDERTSAKAIAISNALMVPFALLIGLYAGLIYLIVSTIVSAFLLYVSVKLYLNPTADEAWESFKLSSPYLAIILLTLIIVKLI; encoded by the coding sequence ATGGCAATAAGTCTATCTAGGAAGTTAATTGACTATATTAAGCTTTCAAAACCTCGAGTTATTAGCCTCTTAGATCTCGCTGCTATTGCAGGATTTGTACTTGGTTTACCTAAAGCTATTAATATTACTTCTATCATAGTGAGTTTTCTTGCCGTAATTATAGGAGGTAGCCTTGCATCTGGTGGAGGAATGATAATTAATGGAGGTCTTGAGATAGAAAAAGATAAGAAAATGAAGAGAACTTCTTGGAGACCAACAGTAAAAGGAGAAGTAGGAAGAAAAGAGGCTTATGCAATAGGTTCAATATTTATAGTTGTTGGTACACTTATTGGTTTTCTTGCAAATCCTCTCACAGCCCTATTTATCGCTTTAGGAGCTTTTATATATGTAGTTATTTACTCAATTTGGCTAAAACCAAGAACTTGGTGGAATATTGTGATTGGTGGTTTTGCTGGAAGTGCGGCAGCATGGGCTGGTTTTGCAGCAAGTAGTGGTTCTTTCACATTATTGTCGTTTTTATTAGGCTTTTTAATCTTTATGTGGACCCCAGGACACTTTTGGTCTTTAGCGTTAAGGTTCAGAGATGATTATAAAAATGCTGAAATTCCTATGTTACCAGTATTGACAGATGAGAGAACTTCTGCTAAAGCTATTGCTATATCAAATGCATTAATGGTACCATTTGCTTTACTAATAGGGTTATATGCTGGTTTAATATATTTGATTGTAAGTACAATAGTGTCCGCATTTCTACTATATGTATCAGTTAAACTTTATCTTAATCCTACAGCAGATGAAGCTTGGGAATCATTTAAATTATCCTCGCCTTATCTTGCAATAATCTTACTAACGTTAATTATAGTAAAACTTATTTAA
- the lysX gene encoding lysine biosynthesis protein LysX → MRVVLIVDIVRQEEKLIAKALEENKVQYDIINVAQEPLPFNKALGRYDVAIIRPVSMYRALYSSAVLEAAGVHTINSSDVINVCGDKILTYSKLYREGIPIPDSIIALSAEAALKAYEQRGFPLIDKPPIGSWGRLVSLIRDVFEGKTIIEHRELMGNSALKAHIVQEYIQYKGRDIRCIAIGEELLGCYARNIPPNEWRANVALGGTPSNIEVDEKLKETVVKAVSIVHGEFVSIDILEHPNKGYVVNELNDVPEFKGFMVATNINVAQKLVEYIKENYSK, encoded by the coding sequence ATGAGAGTGGTCTTGATAGTTGATATTGTAAGACAAGAAGAGAAATTAATAGCGAAAGCACTAGAGGAAAATAAGGTTCAATATGATATAATAAATGTTGCACAAGAACCTCTACCATTTAATAAAGCACTTGGTAGATACGATGTAGCGATAATAAGACCAGTTAGCATGTATAGAGCATTATATTCTTCAGCTGTGCTTGAAGCTGCTGGAGTTCATACCATAAACTCAAGTGATGTAATAAATGTGTGTGGAGATAAGATTTTAACGTACTCTAAATTGTATAGGGAGGGAATTCCAATTCCAGATTCAATAATTGCTCTTTCTGCAGAAGCAGCATTAAAAGCTTATGAGCAAAGGGGATTTCCATTAATAGATAAACCACCAATAGGAAGCTGGGGTAGGTTAGTCTCATTAATTAGGGATGTATTTGAAGGTAAAACAATAATTGAACACAGAGAGCTAATGGGTAATTCTGCTTTAAAAGCTCATATAGTTCAAGAATACATTCAGTATAAAGGTAGAGATATAAGATGTATAGCAATAGGAGAAGAGCTATTAGGTTGTTATGCTAGAAATATTCCACCAAATGAATGGAGGGCTAATGTAGCTTTAGGTGGAACTCCTTCAAACATTGAAGTTGATGAGAAATTAAAGGAAACTGTAGTAAAAGCTGTAAGCATTGTTCACGGAGAATTTGTTTCGATAGATATACTAGAGCATCCAAATAAAGGTTATGTAGTTAACGAATTAAATGATGTACCAGAGTTCAAGGGTTTCATGGTAGCAACTAATATAAATGTTGCACAAAAGCTAGTTGAATATATAAAAGAAAACTACTCTAAATGA
- a CDS encoding membrane protein has translation MSQKLLDAFKIVVKNDKSSIRRYLVLGAFDGLLVSLSIIVSSALAKTPIPKLIPLTLSGIVGVSLSSMWNTIVVELKEKEEELKELEKQMMRSLKGTVYDYSYKISVILSTIAHTLSPFIGLIPLLIYILLKNVTLTIILSAGSLSILGVFYEGEIKEKVFTIILMVVAGIIASLFSILITTTL, from the coding sequence GTGTCACAGAAACTTTTAGACGCATTTAAGATTGTTGTAAAAAATGATAAATCCAGTATTCGTAGATACCTTGTTTTAGGTGCATTTGATGGTTTACTTGTATCTCTAAGTATAATTGTTTCATCAGCATTAGCTAAAACACCTATTCCTAAGCTAATTCCGTTAACCTTATCTGGTATTGTAGGAGTTTCTCTTTCCTCAATGTGGAATACAATAGTAGTAGAGCTTAAGGAAAAAGAGGAAGAATTAAAAGAACTTGAAAAACAAATGATGAGATCTCTAAAAGGAACAGTTTATGATTATAGTTACAAAATAAGTGTTATTCTATCAACTATCGCTCATACACTCTCTCCATTCATAGGATTAATCCCACTACTAATCTATATTTTATTGAAAAATGTCACTTTGACTATCATATTATCGGCTGGATCACTTTCAATTTTAGGAGTTTTTTATGAAGGAGAAATAAAAGAAAAAGTATTTACAATAATTCTTATGGTAGTAGCTGGTATAATAGCATCTTTATTCTCAATCCTTATAACCACCACCCTGTAG
- a CDS encoding adenosine-specific kinase: MSVKIDVIRVEIPEGTNVIIGQSHFIKTVEDLYETLASSSPHLKFGIAFCEASGKRLIRWDGNDEELIKLAQQTALKIGAGHTFVIYIKNGFPINVLNRIKNVEEVVRIFAATANPLQVLVAETDQGRGVIGVVDGYTPLGIETEADIKERKELLRKFGYKR, from the coding sequence ATGAGTGTAAAAATTGATGTAATAAGAGTTGAAATACCAGAAGGAACTAATGTTATTATTGGGCAATCCCATTTTATAAAAACAGTAGAAGATTTGTATGAAACATTAGCTTCCTCAAGTCCTCATCTAAAATTTGGTATAGCGTTCTGTGAAGCTAGCGGTAAAAGATTAATAAGATGGGATGGAAATGATGAAGAACTAATCAAGTTAGCCCAACAAACAGCATTAAAAATTGGTGCTGGACATACTTTTGTAATTTATATCAAGAATGGATTCCCGATAAATGTCTTAAATAGAATAAAGAATGTAGAAGAAGTTGTGAGAATATTTGCTGCTACAGCTAATCCATTACAAGTTCTCGTTGCAGAGACTGATCAAGGTAGGGGAGTAATAGGAGTAGTTGATGGTTATACGCCTCTAGGTATCGAGACAGAAGCTGATATAAAAGAAAGGAAGGAGCTCCTCAGGAAGTTCGGATATAAGAGATAA
- the amrS gene encoding AmmeMemoRadiSam system radical SAM enzyme, with protein sequence MGKEAVLYKVEGNKIRCLACARRCLIGEGQVGFCGVRSVYNGKLYLDVYGKVAAAHVDPIEKKPLVHFYPGSKVFSFSTFGCNWMCMYCQNFDISQRRRAEGTEVTPEELVEMAIAYDAEGMTYTYNEPAIFAEFAHDTGVIARKKGLFNTMVTNGYWTPELVDYVKDFLDAATVDFKGNGEPKFMRRYTGASGPEPIIETIKGLKDEGIHVEITDLIIPQIGDSLEAAKKLLKQLYDILGPDVPIHFLRFHPDYKLDYLPWTPVKTLEEHYKVAKEMGFNYVYIGNVPGHPYENTYCPNCGRMVIRREGFRILEWNLTEDMRCKYCGYKLPIVGKLSKHAFEDRFESVYI encoded by the coding sequence ATGGGAAAAGAAGCTGTATTATATAAAGTAGAAGGAAATAAAATTAGATGTTTAGCCTGTGCACGAAGGTGCCTAATTGGCGAAGGCCAAGTTGGATTTTGTGGTGTTAGATCCGTTTATAATGGTAAACTTTATTTGGATGTTTACGGCAAAGTTGCTGCGGCACATGTAGATCCAATAGAGAAAAAACCTTTGGTACATTTCTATCCTGGTTCTAAAGTATTCTCCTTTTCCACATTTGGCTGTAATTGGATGTGCATGTACTGTCAAAACTTTGATATAAGTCAAAGAAGAAGAGCTGAAGGTACTGAAGTTACTCCAGAAGAATTGGTAGAAATGGCGATAGCTTATGATGCCGAAGGTATGACTTATACTTATAACGAACCAGCAATATTTGCAGAATTTGCTCATGATACTGGAGTTATAGCCAGGAAGAAAGGCCTATTTAATACTATGGTTACCAATGGATACTGGACTCCAGAATTGGTAGATTATGTTAAAGACTTTCTAGATGCTGCAACTGTTGATTTTAAAGGAAATGGTGAGCCAAAATTTATGAGAAGATACACTGGGGCTTCTGGTCCAGAACCAATTATTGAGACTATAAAAGGGCTTAAGGACGAAGGCATTCATGTAGAAATTACAGATTTAATAATTCCTCAAATTGGTGATAGCTTAGAAGCTGCTAAAAAACTGCTTAAGCAATTATATGATATTCTAGGACCAGATGTTCCTATTCATTTTCTGAGATTTCATCCAGATTATAAGTTGGATTATCTTCCTTGGACTCCAGTAAAAACTCTTGAAGAACATTATAAAGTAGCTAAGGAGATGGGCTTTAACTACGTTTACATAGGTAATGTTCCCGGACATCCTTATGAGAATACATATTGCCCTAATTGTGGTAGAATGGTTATAAGAAGAGAGGGATTTAGAATCCTTGAGTGGAATCTAACAGAAGATATGAGGTGTAAATACTGTGGTTATAAGTTACCAATAGTTGGTAAACTTTCAAAGCATGCATTTGAAGATAGGTTTGAATCAGTATATATTTAA
- a CDS encoding DUF309 domain-containing protein translates to MKRVIYFYPKDCCDYTIKDKLRQMGINVIDVRICKYVEIDFYEDEKIISVLGKPLFTNEKLPFEKLFFNGRFWESHEILEEKWRVEKDEKKKKYLQALILISASMIKYCKGQKEISDSLLDRALSLISELPEELLPFFYISFCLDT, encoded by the coding sequence ATGAAAAGGGTAATCTACTTCTATCCAAAAGATTGTTGTGACTACACAATTAAAGATAAATTACGACAAATGGGTATTAATGTTATTGATGTAAGAATTTGCAAATATGTTGAGATAGATTTTTATGAAGACGAAAAGATAATTTCTGTACTAGGTAAACCGTTATTCACAAATGAGAAATTACCATTTGAGAAATTATTTTTTAATGGTAGATTTTGGGAATCACATGAAATACTAGAGGAAAAATGGAGAGTTGAGAAAGATGAGAAAAAGAAAAAATATTTACAAGCTCTTATTCTTATTTCAGCTTCAATGATAAAATATTGTAAGGGTCAAAAAGAGATTTCTGATTCACTTTTAGATAGGGCTTTATCTCTTATATCCGAACTTCCTGAGGAGCTCCTTCCTTTCTTTTATATCAGCTTCTGTCTCGATACCTAG
- the carB gene encoding carbamoyl-phosphate synthase (glutamine-hydrolyzing) large subunit, with translation MRESVRKVLVIGSGPIKIAEAAEFDYSGSQALKALKEEGIETILVNSNVATVQTSRKFADKLYMIPVTWWAVEKVIERERPDGIMVGFGGQTALNVGVDLYNKGILQKYGVKVLGTPIEGIERALSREKFRETMINVGLPVPPSLSARSEEEALEKARQIGYPVMVRVSFNLGGRGSIVAWNEEELKRDIGRALSQSYIHEVLIEKYLHHWIELEYEVMRDKYGNSAVIACIENLDPMGVHTGESTVISPCQTLDNKEFQDMRFMSMDVAKSIDLVGECNVQFALDPKGYNYYVIETNPRMSRSSALASKATGYPLAYVSAKLALGYSLYEVLNKVSGSTCACFEPSLDYVVIKIPRWDLDKFENVEISLASEMKSVGEVMSIGRSFEESLQKAVRMLDIGEPGVVGGKIYFSKMTKEDALKNLKMRRPYWFLYAAKAFKEGATIDEVYEVTGINKFFLNKIKALVEFYEILRKQRNIDKDTLLQAKKLGFSDLQLAKALGVKESDIRKLREKWNIEPKVKQIDTLAGEWPAVTNYLYLTYNGTEDDIEFSEAGNKLLIIGAGGFRIGVSVEFDWSVVSLLDSSLKYFNDIAILNYNPETVSTDWDIARKLYFDEISVERVLDLIRKEKFTYVATFTGGQIGNNISKKLEEEGIRLLGTSGRSIDTAEDREKFSKLLDKLGIKQPEWISARSLEEVKEFISKVGYPVLIRPSYVLSGAAMKIVNNDLELMEYLKRATEVSPEHPVVISKYLNDAIEAEIDAAGDGKGVYGVVIEHVEEAGVHSGDATMSIPYRKLSSNVVNKMKENVHMIVRELEIKGPFNVQFVIKNNEPYIIELNLRASRSMPFSSKVVSKNIISLALDGILNGFGVDEFIELKPKSWGVKSPQFSWAQLKGAYPFLGPEMKSTGEAASLGTDFYDALLKSWLSSSPNKIPNKEGIALVYGTTNVEYLKIAAKNLIDYGITVYTLSEASIGIEEKSINDIIELIKNRKVEIVVTDGYLKHIDYEVRRIAVDYNIPIILNGRLGAEVTRAFSHPNVTYYEISEYGAGI, from the coding sequence TTATGGTAGGATTCGGCGGTCAGACAGCACTGAACGTAGGTGTAGATTTATACAATAAGGGAATACTTCAGAAGTACGGTGTTAAAGTTTTAGGTACTCCTATAGAAGGAATTGAGAGAGCATTAAGTAGAGAGAAATTCAGAGAGACAATGATTAATGTAGGTTTACCGGTACCTCCTAGTCTTTCAGCTAGAAGCGAGGAAGAGGCATTAGAAAAGGCAAGGCAAATTGGTTATCCAGTAATGGTTAGAGTCAGTTTTAATCTTGGTGGTAGAGGTTCTATTGTAGCTTGGAATGAAGAAGAGTTAAAGAGAGATATTGGAAGGGCTTTGAGTCAAAGTTATATTCATGAAGTTCTAATAGAGAAATATTTACATCATTGGATAGAATTAGAATATGAGGTAATGAGAGATAAATACGGAAATTCAGCAGTAATAGCATGTATTGAAAATCTTGATCCTATGGGTGTTCACACTGGTGAATCTACTGTTATTTCACCTTGTCAAACATTAGATAATAAAGAATTTCAAGATATGAGATTTATGTCTATGGATGTTGCAAAATCTATTGATCTAGTGGGAGAATGTAATGTACAATTTGCATTAGATCCAAAAGGTTATAATTATTACGTAATCGAGACAAATCCTAGAATGTCAAGATCTAGTGCGTTAGCAAGTAAAGCTACTGGTTACCCATTAGCCTACGTATCAGCAAAGTTAGCGTTAGGTTACAGTTTATATGAAGTTTTGAATAAGGTATCTGGAAGCACTTGTGCTTGCTTTGAGCCCAGTTTAGATTACGTTGTAATAAAGATTCCTAGATGGGATTTAGATAAATTTGAAAACGTGGAGATTAGCTTAGCTTCAGAAATGAAAAGCGTTGGAGAAGTAATGAGTATAGGCAGATCATTTGAGGAGTCATTGCAAAAAGCTGTGAGAATGTTAGATATTGGTGAGCCAGGAGTTGTAGGAGGGAAAATATATTTCTCCAAAATGACAAAAGAAGATGCTCTTAAAAATCTTAAAATGAGAAGGCCTTATTGGTTCCTTTATGCTGCTAAAGCATTTAAAGAAGGTGCAACTATTGATGAGGTTTATGAAGTCACTGGAATTAACAAATTCTTCCTAAATAAGATAAAAGCATTAGTAGAGTTTTATGAGATACTAAGAAAGCAAAGAAACATTGATAAGGATACTTTACTTCAGGCTAAGAAATTAGGGTTTAGTGATCTTCAGTTGGCAAAAGCATTAGGAGTGAAGGAAAGTGATATTAGAAAACTAAGAGAAAAATGGAATATTGAACCTAAAGTAAAGCAAATAGATACTTTAGCTGGAGAATGGCCAGCTGTTACTAATTATCTCTATTTAACATATAATGGCACAGAAGATGATATTGAATTTTCAGAAGCTGGAAATAAGTTATTAATTATAGGGGCTGGTGGATTTAGAATAGGTGTTTCAGTAGAGTTTGACTGGAGTGTAGTGTCACTATTAGATAGTTCATTAAAGTACTTTAATGATATAGCCATACTTAATTATAATCCAGAAACTGTCTCAACAGATTGGGACATAGCGAGAAAATTATATTTTGATGAAATTTCAGTCGAAAGAGTATTAGATTTAATTAGGAAAGAGAAATTCACTTATGTAGCTACATTTACTGGAGGTCAGATAGGGAATAATATATCTAAAAAATTAGAAGAAGAAGGAATAAGATTGTTAGGGACTTCTGGTAGAAGTATAGATACAGCAGAAGATAGAGAGAAGTTCTCTAAATTACTTGATAAACTAGGAATTAAACAACCCGAATGGATTTCTGCAAGATCATTGGAAGAAGTAAAGGAATTTATTAGCAAAGTAGGCTATCCAGTCCTAATAAGACCAAGTTATGTACTAAGTGGTGCAGCTATGAAAATAGTAAATAACGATCTTGAGTTAATGGAATATTTGAAAAGGGCTACAGAAGTTTCACCAGAACATCCAGTTGTTATATCAAAATACTTAAACGATGCTATTGAGGCTGAAATTGATGCTGCCGGAGATGGTAAAGGAGTATATGGGGTAGTAATTGAACATGTAGAAGAGGCTGGTGTGCATAGTGGAGATGCTACGATGTCTATTCCTTATAGAAAACTATCAAGTAATGTAGTTAATAAAATGAAAGAGAATGTACATATGATAGTAAGAGAATTAGAAATTAAAGGTCCCTTTAATGTGCAGTTTGTAATAAAGAATAATGAACCATATATTATAGAGCTTAATTTGAGAGCTAGTAGATCTATGCCATTTAGTAGCAAAGTGGTTAGTAAAAACATAATTTCATTAGCACTTGATGGAATATTAAATGGCTTCGGAGTTGATGAGTTCATTGAGTTAAAACCAAAATCATGGGGAGTAAAATCTCCACAATTTTCATGGGCTCAATTAAAAGGTGCTTATCCATTTTTAGGACCAGAAATGAAGAGTACTGGTGAAGCAGCCTCTTTAGGTACTGATTTTTACGACGCATTATTAAAAAGCTGGTTATCGTCCAGTCCAAATAAAATACCTAATAAAGAAGGAATTGCTCTTGTATATGGTACTACAAATGTTGAATACTTAAAAATTGCAGCTAAGAATTTAATTGATTATGGAATTACTGTTTATACTTTATCGGAAGCTAGCATAGGAATTGAAGAGAAAAGCATTAATGATATAATAGAACTTATTAAGAACAGAAAAGTTGAAATTGTTGTAACTGATGGATATCTTAAGCATATAGATTATGAGGTGAGGCGTATTGCCGTGGATTATAATATACCCATAATATTAAATGGGAGATTAGGAGCTGAAGTTACAAGAGCTTTTTCTCATCCAAATGTTACATATTACGAAATAAGTGAATATGGTGCAGGAATATGA
- a CDS encoding haloacid dehalogenase, protein MLTEEIKEYIDKITPKLQERFDKREKVLLIAREVIRYSGETISLSHRLKKKEAEEKYKVALQKLEELKKIIDEYPELLYGDVGTAYQEISEASIVYSMYFGEKLKTAEDLGIPEIYYILGIADAIGEMRRRVLELLRKDDKIEAENTYKMMEELYEILWTLEYPKAVVPGLRQKIDNLRRLLEETNHDLFLAHLE, encoded by the coding sequence ATGCTTACTGAGGAAATCAAAGAGTACATAGATAAGATAACTCCTAAATTACAAGAAAGATTCGATAAAAGAGAAAAAGTCTTACTTATTGCAAGAGAAGTAATTAGATATTCTGGAGAAACAATATCTTTATCTCATAGATTAAAAAAGAAAGAAGCAGAAGAAAAATATAAGGTTGCATTACAAAAATTGGAAGAATTAAAGAAAATAATAGATGAATACCCAGAGTTATTGTACGGTGATGTTGGTACAGCTTACCAAGAAATTTCTGAAGCTAGTATAGTCTATTCAATGTACTTCGGAGAGAAACTAAAGACTGCAGAAGATTTAGGAATTCCAGAGATTTATTATATTCTTGGTATTGCAGATGCTATTGGGGAAATGAGAAGAAGAGTGTTAGAGTTACTTAGAAAAGACGATAAGATTGAAGCCGAGAATACTTATAAGATGATGGAAGAGTTATATGAAATATTGTGGACTTTAGAGTACCCAAAGGCTGTAGTTCCAGGGTTAAGACAAAAAATTGACAATCTCAGAAGACTTTTAGAAGAAACAAATCATGATTTATTCTTAGCTCATTTAGAGTAG